A single Sorex araneus isolate mSorAra2 chromosome 8, mSorAra2.pri, whole genome shotgun sequence DNA region contains:
- the ZNF805 gene encoding zinc finger protein 805 isoform X8 codes for MEDGVAWPGCPGFSPHSGTEMDQGTGITVTSPHNPRFGQRDSGKDKLSLNPFPNLDSQRIRSKRGPSEGLPRGNTSKEKSAPTHCRMHREASPMCKECGKAFTHPSHLKEHQKQHTAKQHYTCSECGKVFSRKDTLVQHQKIHTGERSFDCSECGKAYSRSSHLVQHQRIHTGERPYKCGECGKAFSRKDTLIQHQRFHTGERPYGCSECGKFFSQSSHLIEHWRIHTGARPYECSECGKFFSHNSSLSKHKRAHSGARMYVCSKCRKAFSCKDTLVQHQIIHTGARPYECTECGKAFSRKDTLLQHQKIHTGERPYECGECGKFFSHSSNLIVHQRIHTGAKPYKCSECGKCFSHNSSLILHQRVHTGARPYVCSECGKAYISSSHLIQHKKVHTGARPYECTECGKFFSRNSSLILHQRVHTGEKSYVCSDCGKAYGRSSHLVRHQKVHGGNSL; via the coding sequence ATGGAAGATGGAGTGGCCTGGCCAGGCTGTCCTGGCTTCTCCCCTCACAGTGGGACAGAGATGGACCAGGGGACTGGGATCACAGTCACCTCCCCACATAACCCTCGTTTCGGGCAGAGAGACAGTGGTAAAGACAAATTGTCTCTGAACCCCTTTCCTAACCTTGATAGCCAGAGAATTCGTTCTAAAAGGGGACCCTCTGAGGGTTTGCCCCGGGGAAATACGTCCAAGGAGAAATCAGCTCCAACTCACTGCAGAATGCACAGAGAAGCATCTCCCATGTGTAAGGAGTGTGGAAAGGCCTTCACTCACCCATCCCACCTGAAAGAGCACCAGAAACAGCACACTGCAAAGCAACATTACACCTgcagtgaatgtggaaaggtcttTAGTCGCAAAGACACACTTGTTCAGCACCAGAAAATCCACACCGGAGAACGGTCTTTTGATTGCAGTGAATGTGGGAAGGCCTACAGCCGCAGCTCCCACCTGGTTCAGCACCAAAGAATTCACACGGGAGAAAGGCCTTATAAATGTGgtgaatgtgggaaggccttcagccGCAAAGACACTCTGATCCAGCACCAGAGATTCCACACTGGAGAACGGCCATACGGGTGCAGTGAGTGTGGGAAGTTCTTTAGTCAAAGTTCCCACCTTATTGAACACTGGAGAATTCACACTGGGGCAAGACCTTATGAATGCAGTGAGTGTGGCAAGTTCTTTAGTCATAACTCCAGCCTCAGTAAACATAAGAGAgcccattcaggagccaggatgTATGTATGCAGCAAATGTAGGAAGGCTTTCAGCTGCAAAGACACCCTTGTTCAGCACCAGATAATTCACACTGGAGCAAGACCTTATGAGTGCActgagtgtgggaaggccttcagccGGAAAGACACACTACTGCAGCACCAGAAAATCCACACTGGAGAACGGCCTTATGAGTGTGGTGAGTGTGGGAAATTCTTTAGCCACAGCTCCAACCTTATTGTACACcagagaattcacacaggagCAAAACCTTATAAATGTAGTGAGTGTGGAAAGTGCTTTAGCCACAACTCCAGCCTCATTCTACACCAGCGAGTCCACACGGGAGCGAGACCATATGTGTGCAGTGAATGTGGAAAGGCCTACATCAGCAGCTCCCACCTCATTCAGCACAAGAAAGTTCACACAGGAGCAAGACCTTATGAATGCACTGAATGTGGCAAGTTTTTTAGCCGCAATTCGAGCCTCATATTACACCAGAGGGTTCACACTGGAGAAAAATCTTATGTGTGCAGTGATTGTGGGAAAGCCTATGGCAGAAGTTCCCATCTTGTTCGACACCAGAAAGTTCATGGGGGGAACAGTCTCTGA